The nucleotide sequence GGGAAACCCCCAAAATGAGACGATTTCATGTGATGTGCTGACCCTGCtttaaatttaaaagcaagaTGGGGGAGGTAGCAGGAAGCTGTAGTCcaggctacttaggaggctgaggcggaaggatcacctgagcccaggagtaagagtcctgcctggacaacacagggagtcaacgtctctaaaaaaataaaattaaaaagcaagacatCCAGTTATTTCTCTTCAGTATACCTAAGGCATAACATTGAGTCTATACCTGTCCCTTTCTAatcactttcattcattcacagcCAGCTGTGCAGTGACCCACCAGAGGAAGAACTCACCCTTCACTAtgggatggcaccaagccattcttTAGAGATCTGTCCTCAACCCTAaaacctcccactaggccccacctgcAATATTGGAGgacacatttcaacatgagatttggcagtgACAAAATATCTAAATCATAGCCCTTATGTAGGATTCAAGAAACTAGGAACTTGGGTTCCAGCACTATAGCCACTTTGAAGCCCAAAATCCAAGTGGATCTCAAGTTGTggaggaaaatcagaaaataaaaataaggggtGAAGTTTCTGTGCCACACTGGGAATGAGACAAAGCGATCATGTACGGCCCCCACAGTGCAATACCATTTTACAGAAGTGTAAACTCAGTGAGGTAGCCTGGCTGGCCTGAAAGTTTTCACATTATTAGTGGCTCATATTTCCATCCAGAGCCTGGTATCTAAACTCGTGGTTTAACCCCCCACCCAAGTCCATTTTCTGTAAGACACACAAAGAAGACCAGATTAAGATTCAAGTCAAAATTGTTTTATTGCCATtcacatatttaatataaaaagaaatgcagaaaatggCTCAGggttgtattaaaaaaaaaaacccaggctgTGAAGTTTGCTCTATTTACATCTGGGAGCAGAGCTCTTCCCACATCAGGCACAGCAGCTGCACTTCTCCGACGCCTCTTTGCAGACGCAGCCCTGGGCACACTTGGCACAGCCCAcggggcagcaggagcagcagcctggggaagaaggggagagtgAGAGGCGGCAGTAGACTGGACCAGGCACCTCCCTGCCCCAATAGCAAGCCTGGCTCGAGCTCAGACGCCAGACCCAGAGGATGCTTTTTTTGTGTGCCACAGCTCTGTTCTGAAACCACAGATGGTACAGTTGGGGTTTGTGTCCCAAGAGAAAAAGGTTTCCCTGCCCCATCTGAACTCAGGGCAGAAAGCATGGAGAGGGAACGACATGGCCAACAGGGGCAAAGGAAGCCCAGTTACCCAGAATCAGGCACTCAGTGTCAGCTTTGGGTTCCCTCCCAACCTTAGCCACAGCCCCAGATTCCTGGAGATGGCCCCTCACTCACTCTTCTTGCAGGAGGTGCATTTGCACTCTTTGCATTTGCAGGAGCCGGCGCAGGCGCAGGAGACATCTGCAGGGAAGAGAAAAACGCAGTGAGCAGTGAGTGAGATGCAGAAGGGACAGCAGTGGGTCAATGAGTCTCCAGTGCCCTCTCCTCTGTGCAGGGCCAGCCCTCAGAGCTCCTTTCTCACTCAGGACAGAGGAATAGAGGCCCCATGTGCTCCCCACTCACACTGGGAAACGCAAACACCCTCCTGTTTCACTCCACCAGGAAGGTCCCTGCTGCACACCCAACCCAGGAATACTGAGATTGCGAGCCACAACCTTCTGTCCTGAACTCTGAAGACTCTATGTCTCTAGCCCCCCATCCATCCTGATTGCTCAGAGCCTGGAGGAGAACATTGGTGCCCAGCCAGCAGGACCCTGACCAACTGGGTGATGTGAAGCAGGACTGCCTTGAGCCTCAGTATCCTTAACTCTGACTTAGAGGCCCAGCGGGGAGGGCAGTGCTCTCAGGGGCGTGATCAGAAAGAAAGCACCTAAGGAAGTAAAGGAGTCCCCTTCTGCTCAGAACTTAAAATGCGACCTCCTCAAACCCAGAGACCCTCTGAACTGGGGCTGGGAAATGGGAAACCCAGGGCGCAGAGTCGGGCTTCTCTTACCAGTGGCGCAGGAGCAGTTGGGGTCCATTTCGAGCCGCGGTGAGTCTGGAGATCTTAGCGAGAAATCGAGAGACAGCAAGGCGCACGTGGACGGCGTGGTGGAGCGCCACGGCCTGGGGCTGCTTTTCTATTCAGggaagggggccgggcgcagAGGCCCTGCCTCGCGCTTGCACCCGCCCTGCTGGGTTCGCGCCGCCTGCGGTACTAGACTGGGCTGTGCGCAGCAGAAGGGCCGGGGGCACCATCTTCTGAGCTCCGCTGGGGAagcgccgcggaaccgcccctttGGAGCCGGTTCGCGCAGAGGGGCTGTGCGCCCGGCGGTACGCCCTGTCCCCGAGGTCCTGGCCGCCTCTCCCAGTTTCCTCGAAGTTGCCTTCCACCCTCCTCCCCGCAGGTTCCGGGACGCCAGCCTTGGCGACGGGAGcgtctccaccccacccctcgcCCCGCCGTTTTCAGCTGGGCCTGTCCCGGAGTCCGGGTGCAGCCCTCCTGCTCCCGTCCCCGGATCGGCTGAGTGCGGAGCGGCGAGCCTGCGGTAGCGAGCGAGTTGTGTGCAGAGCACCCGCCACCGATGTGGCTTTCGTTTCTCCTCGTCCCCGCGCCTTGCCTGTCCCTGTCCACACCGCGGTTCCTCTGACCCGCTCCTCCGTACACAGCAACACCGGGAACACGGGTCGGCCTCTCTCTCCCGTCCATTCTCCTCGCCTGAGAGGATGTGTGGGCACATTTGTCCAGGTCCTCCTTTGCAGATAGGTCTCCATGCTCCCACAGCTTAATGGGCCACCCCGACTGCCGGCTGGCAGTTCTGGACATGTGGGATGTCCCCAAAGAGAGATGACTTCAGATGACATGCAGACCCtgctttaaattaaaaagcaaggtgGGGAAGGTGGTGGAAagctgtagtcccacctacttagaaggctgaggcgggaggatcacttgagtcgaGGAGTTCGAGTCCTGCCTAGTCCACATAGCAAgtcactgtctctaaaaaaaataaaaagcaagacatCCAGTTATTTCTCTTCAATATACCTGACTATTGCATGACATTGAGTCTGCACCAGTCCCTTTTTAATCACTTTCATTCTTTGAATCCTCACAGCAATTCTAAAGGGAAATACTAATTATGAACCCATTTTGCTAATCACAGGACTGCAAAGAAATGAGTCCAAGTAACTGGTCGTCACAGAAGTAAACAGTTGTGCACTGATTTAAATCCAGCCAGCCTCTTAATGGAAAGTGTCCATGATCAAGCCTTCCTTTAGCCCAGGTATGTCATCAACACTTCTCTATtgctggaaattttttaaaaaacaggggctggcccagtggctcacacctgtaatcccacacttagGAAGGCCGAGgctgatggatcacctgaggtcagaagttggagaccagcctggctaacatggcaaaaccctgtttccactaaaaatacaaaaattatcctggcttGGTGGCAATTGCCTGTAATCccgctgctcaggaggttgaggcaggaaaatcacttgaaccagggaggcagagtttgcagctTGGGCCATTTCACTGCAGCTGGGCGAagaaggtgaaactctgtctcaaaaaatagagacaaaaaacccccaaataaACAACAGGAAGCTACCAGCTCTAAGATGGACAGTGGCAAAAGCGATCCATAAGtgtaatacatacacacacacgcacacgcacattAATTTGGGGCTGTCTTCCATGTGTGGGACAAGATTGATTTTCACTTTCTCTGATGGAAAAGAGTTTGATTTTCATAAAGTATGTGTATGAAAGTATTAATCATTTCAGtgtaaaatattaactaaaaaaTGGTGCAGGTGGTAACGGAAAGGGCAGTCATTCTTCTGTATCTGACATGAAGCACAGAATCTTGCTCATAGCTTTATAACCCTAATGTTGATTACAATGTTATGGGAACACTGAATGGCTCTCTTTGGACCACAGGACATATACTCCTGTGGCAGATGAGAATAACAGGATACACAGTTGAGCACTCCAGGCCTTTgtgtgcaaataaataaatatccccTATGCgccataaaatgataaaaaaaaaaaaaagcaacagctaATATTATAGACCCCACACCCCTCACACCATTCTAAGTTGCTTGTAGGCATTAAATCCTGGGCTGGGCTGTGCGCCGCAGAAGGGCCAGGGGACCCCTTTGGCGCCGGTTCACGCAGGAGGGGCTGTGTGCTCGTGTCCCTGAGGTCGCGGCTGCCTTTCCCAGTTTCCTTGAAGTTGCCTTCCACCCACCTCCCCGCGTGCTCTGGGATACCAGCCTTGGCTTCACAGGCGTCTCCTTTATACCTCCATAATACAGAGGTTAGTATTATGCCCCTTGTGCAGTGGAAGAGACTGAGCCATAGACAGGTTGTGTCATGCAGCTAAAAGTAACAGAGGTGGGATTTGCACTCATGCATGCTGACGGCAGCATCATATACTCACCCACCACCCTCTGCCACCAAGTTACATGAACGATAAGGACACAGAAAACCTAGCATAGAGGCAGCAATAGGAAGTGCACTCTGTGGACAGGAATGTCCCCCTGCACAGCTCTGTGACATCTCTGGGTTTCAGTTCTCATCTGTCAAGCCAAGAGTAACATTCGTTCATCCCAAAGAGTCTTCGTATCTTTGAACTAAGATAGGCAAGATTTAGCATCCAGTGGCATCATAATCTACCAGCTGTGGCCAGGGCCACAGACCAGGTGTAGCATACGTTCATTCATCCCTTGACTTCTGAGCTATGTGACGCTGGGTAGGTTACTTAACTAATCTGGAAGACAACATAAGCACTCCAGGCCCTGCATATTTGCTGTCCCAGTCTTGAGGCCTGTGGCTGTCATTCCAGAAGTCATGTGATCAGATGATATGAAGGATGGGAATGGATTTTATGTCTGGTCAAATGTTGGGGCAGCATCTTATTGAAAAGCACTTTCCGCAGAAGGTCATCCACACTGCTGGCAGGATCAGCCAGGTTGCAGTCCCATTCCCAGCATCCAATTCACAGCAGTGCTTTCAAACCCATAAGATTTCTCTTACCTTTGGGATTTAACAGGCTTCATTCTCTAAAAAAGGCAGTATAGAGAGAATGATCATCATTGCTACTATTTATTAAACGCTAGCCTTGGGCCAGATTATGCTGTCATGTAATCCCTGCATTGAGATATAATCTGCTTTCTACAAATAAGGAactggaggctcagagagtttcAGTGTTGCACTCAGGCCACACAGCCAGTACATGGTGAGGTGGGCTGTGAACCAGGACTGCCTGACACCAAAACCCGTGCTCTAGGCGCAGGCCGCCTTCTGAAGTCTCCTCTTCACAGGGAAGCAGTGGGCAAGCGTGCTCCTGACCTCCAGGACAGAAGGATCATCTTCCTCTTTGACTGAACATCAAATAGCGTTTCCTCCACATAGCCAGGGAAACTGATTGTTGGCTTTAATTACAAGTCAGCCAGGGCTTTACTCCTTCCTactgagcaccaccacaccctccAAACTGCAGAATCCTCCGTCATTCCTGCATGGGCAGGCGTGAAGCATTTCATGTGGAACCCATGATCACACACACTTCATTTTGCCAGGGACATGCCGGGCATGTCCTTCCATATTCCCAGTCACTTTACTGGTCGGAAGGAGTCAAGAGCTGAAATTTGAAAGAAGGGCAAATTCAGCCTGAGTTTGGGAGGAATTTCCAAAGATTCAGAGCCCAGTCACAACAGGGAGCTCTCAGGGGTCAGCGAGTGTCCCGTCAGTGACACTGGGCAGGCCAAGCCGGATGGTTCCTTGTGGGGATGTGCTGGGCAGTGCCGCTCAAGGTGTGAGAgccacacactggggccagtttgctgtttcctttcttttcttgttttgggacagagtctcagttgcccaggctggactgcagtggcacaatcgtggtgcaccacaacctctgcctccggggttcaagcaactcttatgcctcagcctcccaagtggctgggattacagacgcatgccatcatgcccgattaatttttgtatttttagtagagatgaggtttcatcatgttggccagactggtcttaaactgctggcCTCTAGttatccacctaccttggcctcccaaagtgctgggtttataggcctgagctaccatgcctggtctggTTTGTTGTTTCTGGGCCACAATGCACATCATCATATGTTCAAAGTTTGTACATCtttcattttcctatttctttatgGATTTATTGACCTGCTTTCCTGTTGGATCTAAAAAATGGGTTTTGTATGTGGTGTTTTATCTCATTATCTCTATGATCGATACTATTACATTTACCAAAGTTTAAGTCTGTGATGGATAGGAAGTAAAAACTGTCCTTCACCAAAGTGTTTGAAAAGCCCCATTGTGCTAGCCTGTTTGCATTGCTCTAATGGAATCcctgagactaagtaatttataaagaaaagaagtttgttttgatttctgcttctgcaggctgtgcagagTGTGGTGCAGGCATCTGCCTCTGATGAGGGCCGCAGGAAGCCTGCAATCCTGGCAGAAGACCAAGGGGGAGCAGGTACATCACATGGAGAgacagggagcaagagagagaaggggagggtgtCTGGCTCTTTTAAACAGTCAGCTCTGGAGTGACCTACCAGAGGAAGAACTCACTCTTCACCAtgggatggcaccaagccattcttTAGGGATCTGTCCTCATGACCCCAAAAGCTCCCACTTGGCCTCACCTGCAATATTGgaagtcacatttcaacatgagatttggcagtgACAAAACATCAAAAGCCTAGCACCCTTGTAGGATTCAAGGAACTGAGGAGTTGAGTACCAGCACTGTAGCCACTTTTAAGCCTCAAATCCAATGTGGATCTGAGGCTGGgcaggaaaatcagaaaataaaaatgagggatGCAGTTTCTGTGCTACATTTGGCATGAGACTGGAAGCGATCATGTATGGTCCCCACCCATATGGTGTGCACAGTgcaatcccattttacagaagtgTAAACTCAATGAGGTAACCTGGCTGGCCTAAAAGTGTTCACATTATTAGTGGCTCACATTTCCATCCAGAACCTGCTATCTAAACTCGTGGTTTAACCCCCACCCAAGTCCATTTTTTTCCAAGACACACAAAGAAGACCACAGTAAGATTCAAGTCAAAATTGTTTTATTGTCATtcacatatttaatataatagGACATGCAGCAAATGGCTAGGGGTTGTATGTAAAAAAACCTCCAGGTTGTGCAGGTTGCTCTATTTACACCTGGGAGCAGAGCTCTTCCCACATCAGGCACAGCAGCTGCACTTCTCCGACGCCCCTTTGCAGACGCAGCCCTGGGCACACTTGGCACAGCCCAcggggcagcaggagcagcagcctggggaagaagaggagagtgAGAGGTGGCAGTAGACTGGACCAGGCACCTCCCTGCCCCAATAGCAAGCCTGGCTCGAGCTCAGATGCCAGACCCAGAGGATGCTTTTTTTGTGTGCCACAGCTCTGTTCTGAAATCAAGGATGGTACAGTTGGGGTTTGTGTCCCAAGAGAAAAATGCTGTCCTGCTCCATCTGAACTCAGGGCAGAAAGCCTGGAGAGGGAATGACACAGCCAACTGGGGCAAAGGAAGGCCAGTTCCCCCGAAGCAAGCACTCAGTGTCAGCCTTGGGTTCCCTCCCAACCTTAGCCACAGCCCCAGATTCCTGGAGATGGCCCCGCACTCACTCTTCTTGCAGGAGGTGCATTTGCACTCTTTGCACTTGCAGGAGCCGGCGCAGGTGCAGGAGCCACCTGCAAGGAAGCGGAAAAAGCCAGCGAGTGGTGAATGAGATGCAGAAGATACAGCAGTGGGTCTATGAGTGTCCAGTTCCCCCTCCTCTGTGCAGGGCCAGCCCTCAGAGCTCCTTTCCCACTCAGCAGAGGAAGAGAAGCCCCATCTCCTCTCCTTTCATGTTGGGAAAACCGAGCCCCCTCCATTTGTATTCCAAAGGTAAGTCCCAGTCTCCAGGCGCAGCCCGGGAAGACTGCGACTTCCACATTCTGTCCTGAACCCCGAAGAGGCAATGGCCCTTGCCTCCCATCCAATCCAGATGCTCAGAGCCTGGTTAGATAATTGAGGCTCAGCCAGCAGCCTCGTGACCAACGGGATGATGTGGAGCAGGACAGCCTTGAGCCTCAAGACCCTCACCTCTGACACAGAGGCACAGGGAGGAGGCCAATGCTGTCAGGAGCTCGACCAAGAGGAAAGCACTGGAAGAAGTAAAGGAATCCCCTCACCTCAGATCGCAAAACGCAACCTCCTCAAACCCAGGGACACTCTCCATGGTGTCTGGGAATTTGGCATCCCAAGGCACAGACCCGGGCGCCCCTTACCAGCGGCGCAGGAGCAGTTGGGGTCCATTGCAAGCCGAGGCGAGACTCTGGAGTTCCCAAGCGAGAAGCCAAGAGGCGGTGGAGCACCTGGAGTGCGTGGTGCAGCTCCACAGCCAGCGGCTGCTCTTATAGTCGGGGAGCGGGCCGGGAGCAGAAACCCCGCCCCGCCCTTGCACTCGCCCTCCTAAGTCCCAGCCGTCCGCGGTCCTGGGCTGGCCTGTGCGCAGCAGACGGGCCGGGCGCAAAGCACGGTGAACGCAGGTCGGTGCACACCGCCTGGCCGCCCCTTTCCCACCGGCTAGCGCGGGAGGCGCTGTGCACCCGGGTGAGCTGCTTCTCTCACCCTGTCGGGCCTTCCCAGTTCCCTAAGGTTACCTGCTACTCCCACTCCTTGGCGTTCCGCGTGCCCGGAAATGCTGACCTGCGCCCCACACCCCGGGGCCTGCCCACCCCCTTGTCTACAGCTAAGCCTTTCCTGGAGTCCCAGTGCAACCCCAGTCTCTTGTTCGACTGTCTGGATTGGCGGGAGCAGGGAGCATAGCAAGGGAGTAGTGTGCAAGGGACAGGCGGAGGATGCGACCTTCGGATCTCTGGCATTGCCTGTCCCTGTTCCCGTCCCCACCTCAGTTCTTCCACCACGTTTCTGCTGTGCACAGAAACACGGAAGACACAGGGCCCTGTCTCCCTCCCGTCAAAGTATGCTTATTCATATCcctctatgtctctgttttgctTCTAGGACTGACCTTGATGCTTGGCTTTGTTTAAAGATTTCAATCAGTGAAGAGATAAACATACCTAAGCCATAGGGAAACTTCATCACTGACCTCTCTCCCTTGAGAAGCTGACAGGATTCACACCCAGCAGTGCCACTTCCCAGCCCCCTGACCCTGGGCTAGTGGCTTGAACTGCTGGTATTGTCATTGTCCAGATTAGGAATACGGGTTCATAAATAGAACACATGTCCCTTTATGGTTGTTGTGAGGGTTCAAAGAAAGTGACTAAACAGGACCAAACCCAGACCCGTGTAACCGTAGAGCAATAGAAACATGGAAGGAAAAATAAGCAGCTCTCTTGCTTTCTAATTTAATGCAGGATCTTCATATCACCTTCAATGATCCCTCTTCTAGGGACATCCCACACTTTCAAAACTGCCATCCTGTATTAGGGTACCCGGCTAAGCTGTGGGGAGACCCTGGAGAGATTTATGCAAAGGAGGACCTGGACAAAGGTGCCCACTCAGGCCCTCAAGAGTGgagaatggaagagagagaggcagagcccTGTGTCTTCCGTGTTGCTGCGCACAGGAGAAACGTGACCAAAGGACTGAGGTAGGAACCGGGGACAGGGCGGATAAGGCCAGAGATGTGAAGTTTGCACCCTTGGCCTGCCCTTTGCACACTGCTGCCTTGCTATGTTCCTTGCTTTGGCAGATCCAGAAAGTGGAGCACAAGACTGGGGTTACCCTCGACTCCAGGAAAGGCTTAGCTATTGACTAGAGACCTGGGCATTGGTGAAAGTGGGGGAAAAGACAGAATACTGGGGTAGGCAGAAAGCCAAGGGGCGGGTGTAGCAGGCAACCTCAGGGAAGTTGGGAAGGCCCGGCAGGGTGAGAGAAGCCGCACAGCGCCTCCCTCGCGAGCCGGTGCGAAAGTGGCCGTCCCACGGTGTGCACCCCGCTGAGCTCAAGGGACATTGCACCTGGCCCATCTATTGCGCACAGCCCAGCCCAGGACGGCCGGCGGGGCAGACTGGGCAGGGCGGGTGCAAGGGCGGGGCGAGGTGTCTGCGCCCGGCCCCCTCCGCTGACTATAAAAGCAGCCGCTGGCTGTTGGGCTCCACCACCCCTTCAA is from Macaca fascicularis isolate 582-1 chromosome 20, T2T-MFA8v1.1 and encodes:
- the LOC123566757 gene encoding metallothionein-2, translated to MDPNCSCATDVSCACAGSCKCKECKCTSCKKSCCSCCPVGCAKCAQGCVCKEASEKCSCCA
- the LOC102141023 gene encoding metallothionein-1E-like; its protein translation is MDPNCSCAAGGSCTCAGSCKCKECKCTSCKKSCCSCCPVGCAKCAQGCVCKGASEKCSCCA